The Longimicrobiales bacterium genome has a segment encoding these proteins:
- a CDS encoding molybdenum cofactor biosynthesis protein MoaE has translation MVFASVCTDLIDTNEVLTRIGSDQDGATLLFLGVVRDHADGRPVSGMRYDAYEEMATPVLLGIAQEAADRTGSDRIAVVHRFGELSIGDVSVAIAVSTPHRAEAYDASRYVIEEIKKRLPVWKKEHYTDGGSEWVAGTVPPGTASQGIS, from the coding sequence TTCGGTATGCACGGACCTGATCGACACGAATGAGGTCCTCACCCGAATCGGTTCCGATCAAGATGGAGCGACTCTGTTATTCCTAGGGGTTGTCCGGGACCATGCCGATGGACGGCCGGTTTCGGGTATGCGTTACGATGCGTATGAGGAGATGGCGACGCCGGTACTTCTCGGAATCGCACAGGAGGCTGCTGACCGAACGGGCTCGGATCGGATCGCTGTAGTGCACCGCTTTGGCGAGCTTTCGATCGGGGACGTGAGTGTGGCAATCGCGGTATCGACGCCTCATCGAGCGGAGGCCTACGATGCGTCCCGATATGTGATCGAGGAGATCAAAAAGCGTCTCCCGGTGTGGAAGAAGGAACACTACACGGACGGTGGCTCAGAATGGGTTGCAGGCACCGTGCCTCCAGGAACCGCGTCCCAAGGCATCTCATGA